The Macrobrachium nipponense isolate FS-2020 chromosome 13, ASM1510439v2, whole genome shotgun sequence genome has a window encoding:
- the LOC135225199 gene encoding uncharacterized protein LOC135225199 — MPKKKWSNKRLVSAKTMQKLHKKMKKEREQKRKNGTGNGNLETPSSMCEMENIGFPTNIFYKTPTNTMPEAVCEISGDSKTPSLCLSNCGRADVPSHLTEVSLCVVPGGWRPPSYIMTQVQALRIKDLCLVECHVSLVSSASLTQDNYE; from the exons ATGCCTAAGAAGAAGTGGTCGAACAAGCGTTTAGTGTCTGCAAAAACCATGCAAAAATTacacaaaaagatgaaaaaggaacgtgaacaaaaaagaaagaatggaacAGGAAATGGCAACTTGGAAACTCCGTCGAGCATGTGTGAAATGGAAAACATTGGTTTTCCTACAAATATATTCTACAAGACACCTACTAAT acaatgccggaggctgtgtgtgaaatctCAGGTGATTCAAAAACGCCCAGCCTCTGTCTCAGTAACTGCGGCAGGGCAGACGTGCCCTCTCATCTGACTGAAGTGAGCCTTTGTGTCGTCCCAGGTGGTTGGAGGCCCCCTTCATACATCATGACCCAGGTTCAAGCCCTAAGGAtcaaag ATCTTTGCCTAGTCGAGTGTCACGTCTCATTGGTCTCAAGTGCTTCCTTAACGCAAGATAACTAtgagtaa